GAGTGACACCTGTGTTGAGGAATCGGAGCAGGAGCTCTTTTCTGTGTCCACGGAAACCAACGAGTCCAAGGTGTGGTCCCGACGGAGCTGTGTACGTGCTTTGGGGCGTGGccagaaaaacagctgagagTGGTCTCTCGTGAAAAGAAGGAAGAGAAGAGGGTTGAGGCAGGCTGGCAAGGGCTGGAGAAGCAGGAGGACTGATTTTAGTACTTCCTCCCCCAGAGAAAGGAGACCAAGAAGGGAACAAAGGGAGAGGAAAGCTACTGGTACATACAGGAGACCATTGGTGAATATTAGCCAGGCAACATGTTTGATCATAGCGCAGTCCCACAAGCCCTCACACTCTCCTCTGAGTAACTCCCAGTAGAGGCGGATGTGTGAACCTGTGACTATAAGCAAGCACAGGGTGTTCATCATAATGAGGGCCAAGGGAAAGCCCAGGGAGGACGGCAGTCGAGAGGATGGGGGTGGCAGGGGTGAGGGAAGGCAGAAAGGCGAGGACCCATACTCCCCGACTCCTGCCAGTGGGAGAGAAGCAAGCGTGATGGAGAGAACGAGGCAGAACAGTGCACAGGTGCGCACACTCACGAGGGATGGGGACTTCCCATAGGTGCGCGCACACGTCACGCTCACACCACACTGCACTGCTGCAAGAGTTAACAGCAACACGCTGGCCTCGGACGCAAACACCCAGACCCATCCTGTCGCCTGACAACCAGGACCCCCCTCCCACCGGGCTCCGTGGTGGCCAAATTCTCCCAGCGTGAGAGCATCCACAAGGGCCAgggtgcacatgcacacaccagTCAGTAGATTTGAAGCCCCCATGCAAGCCACGGTAAAGCGAAGTGGTGACAGGTAGCCTGATGAGCCAAAGAGAGACAGAAGCAGGATGGAGTTCCCCAGCAGAGACACCAGGGAGATGCACCACAGGCCAACACGAACTAGCCAGCTGCCCAACAGAGAGTCACAGGGACGGAAAGGACCTGCAACAGCACAAAACAGTAACTCATTAGCTACTTGCATCATACCCTACAATAAAACTCATTTGCATTCATTTGCATTACCAGGTGTTGGTGTGCACTGGACACTGGCCTGCAGTTTGGATTCCTCTAATTCCAGCTGGAACTCCTCCAAGTCTGGGTCATCTGAAAGAAAACGGTTTTTTTAGGGCCAGAATTCAGAATTTCAGATTTCCTTTTTGATCAAACCTCCACAAGGTCCATGTGTTAAAGCATATTGAGAGCTTATTCTGAAAGTGCTTATACACAATATACCCCATGCAGACTATGCGCGACTCTAGCTGCAGGGGGTTGTAATGATAACATTCTGTTCCACAGACAAAAAATAGACACTTCAGAAGATTACTGGCGCTTGGATGAATTTTGATTGTCTTGGCATGTTTCTCTAGCAATTAAAGGTAAATAAATTTTAATCAGTGATATGTCTTGGCTTATTCATCTCttgattctgttgtttttctgaaTACACCCAGCAGTTTTTTAATTTCTGCTTTAATCATGCAGATTCATTGGGTTCATTTCACCttcattttgatttatttgtgtttctaTTTTATGCTGGCCACAGGAATGAAGGAATGGAGGGGTCAGCACGTGTTGTGTGTTTAGGTCACTGTGGTTTCAGTGAGGATCTGACACGTCCTTAACGGCCAGGTATGGACACTTAGTTGTCAGATTCCCATCTGATATGTTACAAGTCTTTTGACATACTGTGTGTATGTTTTCACAGATACCGTAAGCATGTGTTGTCTTACAGTGAGTGTCGGTGTGGATGGGGTACATGGCTACAGTCCTCTTATGCAGGTCTTCACTggtgctgctctgctctgagtCCCACTGACCGGCTGGCTTGTAGCTATCACAGGAGCCGTACACACAGCATTGGTAGGCATAAGGCATCTCTATCACCCTGTACCAATCAGATGAGAGTAGTGTTGAAAATAAACCAGAAGAAAAACAGGAGCATAATAAGGTGGCAACAAAACTGCAAGTCCTGGCTGATGTTTCTTTCAACGTGAGCTTTATCTACGTTTCTTTTAGGCACAATTTAAAACTGTTTCCCAGCAGCTTCAAGTGCTTTTGTTCCTGTTGCTCTTACTTGTATTTACATTAAACCACATTTTGATTGATGTGTAATCAGTTTGACTGGTATTAAAGGTATATATTCCATAGGGACCGGGTTTTTTTGCCTTATACTGGACACGCGTAGCCTTTGTAAACAGAGGGGATGGTAACAATAGACCCAAAAAAGCTTCAGTGTATGAAAGCATAACTGAATTTTTAATAATGATAACAGTCCATCGTTGGGGAAAATGCAGGCGAAGCGTTTATTTATGTTGCTGATCTGCTGACTTTGGTGTAGATGTCTGCAAAAAACCCTTTTATTTTACCTTTagtgcttttaaaatgtttgtctgCCAGAGGTTCTGTTCTGGGCGATGTTCTACAGGGATACTAACACAGAGCTTTGATCTGCTGCCATCTCCAATCTCTTTAAAAGTTCCTCTTCATTTTTTACTTCATCGCACCTTCCTAGGCCTTCAGGGATCTTTGTAACAAGATTTAACTTGCTGCTAACAAATACTCAGTCATTGTTTAAGTTCGGCTCAGGAATGGCTTGCAGGGATACACTGTAATTAGTCAATTGTCAGAGTTGGCAGCTTTCGGTAAATTCACGATATTAGTAGAAAATTGCGAGAGGAAGGATAATTTAAGGGATGGGAAGGGATGCGTTTTCCTCACAGCCACAGGATACACACCTgggatctttgtttttttgggacAAAGCAAAATACAAGTTTCATTTGAAGCTCACACAGTTAAAGAAAGCACTCAATGATTCTGAATAGAGTAGTTACCTTATATGGGGAAAGTTATCAGGACTGAAGGCCTCATATAATTCTGTGTTCCCCCTCAGCTTGAGATGGGTCAGACCGCTCAAGCCTACAACAGGTATTGAGCTCAGACGGTTTTCAGTCAGGTCCCTAAGAGAAAAATCGAAGGACAGTGAAATAAGAAAGGTGCATGTCAAATCAAGCCAAGTTAATGtttgtaaaatgtgtttttatttcagatAAAGCTGCGAGATGTCCTTGATAAAATGTCCTTGTCTCCTAGATTCATTAAGCTGTGTAGACAGGACTCTATCAGACTGGCTCCACATAATACTTTCTGTCAAACGTATTATCTGCTTGTTTAGCCACGCAAACTTCAACCAGTCTTCACACAATGAAGTAATTTTATATTGGCATGACTTGAGCTGAGGCTTCTTGCCATGCAgagatattttttttcaaacaataaaTGGATTTTAATGTTCGCTGCAAACTCTGCCAAAAGTCCACAGGTTTTCAGTGGAGCACGCAGCCAAGTATGGAGTGTTTGTGCAAGTGCAACACTCTGAGATGCATATATTCTTTATGCTTTTCTCAGAAGGAGGGGAGAACAAGATGAAAGGTGGAAGAGTCTTAGTGAGTTTACTCACAGTTTAACCAAAGAGTGAAGCGAAGCAAAGGCATCTGGGTGGATCCTCTCGATCATATTCCAGCTCAGGTCActgacaacagcaacaaaaagaaTCACAATGATGTGAAAGTGCCTGGAATGACGGCGCACACTTGGCAATGCTGTGtatcaccactagatgtcagtaatAGGTCACAATCCTACAGTCTTGTTTAATCCAACAACCGATGATTTCCTTCGTTTTGGCATCAGAGTCCTTGGGTCATGTTGTGAAACCTCATTATAGCACAGATGATTTGACTTCTACATATTGTTTCAGTTAAACATGATTAGAGAAACAAAGTTCAAACTATGTGTTATTTCACAAGAAAAAACCTCAATGGTACATCAAATttagtttcattgttttgtcaTCTCCTGCTATCCGGTTATTAATAACATATACAGATGggtgacaaattaaaagaaCAACCTAGAACTCCAACACTCATAGCGAGGACATCTGGTGCTCAGGGCATTTGCTGGGAAGGTTTTGGAGTCCAAGAAGCACGTCTTGCATCTCAGCAGATATGTGAGAGGGAAATTTTTCTGGTACtattatataatttatatatgtTTTGCTGACTTTGCCAGCTGGAAGTTACACGTCTACAATCTTTGCTGTTGCAGAATTCTCCCAAAGATTTCAGTTCAGGATACAACCATGTCTCTGAAATATGGTGTTCCTGTTTGGGTCCACGTGTTTTGGGAATGGGCACAGGACATCAACACAGTTGTCCTGGGAGATATGTGATGAAATCATCCTATCTTCAAGGTTGTAATCTTTACTAATGCCCATGTCTCTTGGGTACAAAAGGTCACTGAGCAGTTAGAGTATTATGAAAATGATATGTATCATGTTCATGGTAACCATATCTCAAACAAAATAAGAGATTTTGGACTGACGTGGGCCCTTTAGATAGTGCTCCTGAGCACCATCATCATGAGCATAATGAGGgactattttttgtttttctctcctttgatttttcacCAGTCTGCATATTTTCAGTTCACTATCCTTACCCGACGGTGATGGTTAtttataaaaaacacaaatttctaAATATATCGCGTGCAACTTGTGACTAAGACAAAGTAAAGTTGACTCACAGTGCTCTTAGAGAGGTGAGCTGCTGGAAGGTGCTTGACTCGATCCTTCTGATTTGATTGTGCTGCAACCCTCTGTTAGGAAAATGATATATTATATGTAACCAAAGCACTATGTGCAGAGGTAAACTGAGAAAACTGCTGCCTTTGATACAGTAAGTGTGTGACTGTCTAGGGGGTTGAAAAACTCACATCTCTTGCAGTGCAGAGCAGTGGTAAAAGCTGGGCAGATCCTCTATCTGGTTGTAAGAAAGCTccctgcaacacaaacacagtacaCAGTGACCAGCTGTGGGTTTATGGTGTGGGAAATTATGGTCAGCTCTGTGAGGAAGGCAACACGGCAGGACAATAATTTTCTGTATTGATTGGATTTCACAGAGATGTGATTGTGCAAGTTCATgctttctttgggggggggaCAAGTCTCCGCAATTGAGTTGTGTGTATCAGATTTTGTACCTCTAACTTTTCCCCTTGGTGTGTATCTACTCACAGCACTCTGAGGCGAGGCAGCTGCTCACACAGATCCAGAGGCAGAGCTGAGAGACCAGCCCGAGTCAGCGTTCTGTaggggaaggaaaaaagaagaggatcTTCTGATCATTGTTGAAGTGCGAGCAAGCGAAAGGATCCTCCAGTCCAGCGAGTGTAACTTGGTGAGACAGGCAGCTGTGTAGGTTCGCCAAACCTGTCAATGGCTGACATAACTGCCTACTCTTCCCTGACTCTCCTCTTCATTCCCCGCTTCCCCTAAAGtctgaacacacacatttccatcTATTTCCTTCAGTTTCTTTCCTGCCCGGTCTTATCTTTCTTGGCTCTTTGTCTCTCTTGTATGTGGagtctgatttgtcattttgtcctgagcatcaaatcaaataaaatcaatttatttatatattaaaaaccacaaagtgcttcacagtaatataaaacagaaatacataaaatacattaataatCAGACATACAGCACAAATCtaattaaagtctaaataaataaatacatctaaacatcaacatttttttttactgtacatttTAAAGGCTCGCTTGGTGAAATTATATATTGTGGGTTTGTGGTGGCAGtggtgcgtgtttgtgtgtgtctgtgtgggtgggAGGGACGGGTAGGTGCAAAGGGTACAAAGACTCACAAAATTTCCAGGCTGGTGGTTCCTTTCAGATCGGGAAACTCTCGAATCTGGGTTGCCCCGTTAAGGGAGCTACAgtcaaagaaggaaaaaagtgtcAGACGACTGTCTTTGTTTCTCTCACTCCCCCTTTCTtttcactcacagacacacacacacacacacacacacacactcgcgcgTGTACACAGACCTTGTCTAACAGCTCATTTCATCCATCAAACTTTttctccaacatcaacacaggCTGCTTTGGCTGTCTCACTAGACATCATAAGTCACACCATTCAACATGTTCTTACAACACACTCTCTCTTACCACATCAGCACACAGCACAGCAATACGCTAACACAACATCATTCAGTAGGCCATTACACATGTCCACTCAACCCTCACTGCAAAGGACAGAAGATGATTTACACAGTGTTTGGGCTAACTCACTGGAATGGTTCCTGCTGACCGCATACTTACAGCGTGTGCAGCTTAGGTAAGAACTGGAAAGCGGATTTTCCCACAAACTGGATGGGGTTTTCATAGAAATGACTGCAACaaaaagagaggaaagagaCAATCACGTCACGCCCCGGagaataatttgtttttgtaaatggCTGATGGTGATGAAGTCTCAGTTGTGAGTCTGTCTGTGCAGATAGCAGCATTGAAGCTCACATGGTTTGGAGCTGAGGGTTTCCCACAAAGGCCCTCTCAGGGATGGCTTTGATATTGTTGTTATGGAAACCCctgcaaatataaaaaaagacaatGTTAGTCAGGTTCTCTGTAAATATGTTTCTGATGATCTTAATaatcattgttattatttattttggagtctgtgtgtgcatgtttgtgtttggagGAGGGACAGAGTGTGTTTGCGATTGAGAAGTCACATGTTCTCATCTTGCACCTGCCTTTGCACAGCTGAAAAGCATTTTTGGATACATGAGATGTAGACACGCACACATACGCTGTATCTGTGACACATAGGCGCGCTGCAGAACATCTGCTGAAGCGGAGGGAAAACAcggcttgtgtgtgtgcatgtgcgccTGTGTGTACGTGCAGGCGAGCGGCTGCGTGGGTGTGTAGCCAGCACCTGCTTGGGGTGAGAGAGATTGTATCCGAGTGCCACATTAAAATCACTTAACGGGATTACTCGGGATAACGCAACCACGATAGTCATGTCGGGCAGGTGTGTTTTtcgtgtttgcgtgtgtgtgtactcaCAGTTCCTGAAGTTTGCTCAGTGTCCTGATGGCCACAGGGAACTCCTGCAGATCATTGTAGTTTAAATCCCTGTGAGAGAACCAGTAAGAGAAACAGTCATTATAAAGCAGCATGTTAACACATGCAGTCCCAGTCATGATGgagaccatccatccatcatgtgGTCTTATATGTTTATGTGAGAAATGTtgcacgagtgtgtgtgtgtgtgtgtgtgtcgctgATAGAAGATTTTAGGGCCCTGAACTATCCTTTGGTTATGTAGCCTTAGACTGGTGGTGGGCAGGGCTTCACCTAACAcgctgtttcttcttcactcctcTCTAAACTCTGTTTCTCGCtgctttcttctctttcctctcaCCCAAACTAGTCTTGGAAGAagactgcccctccctgagcgtGGTatttcctgttgaaagggagtttttccttcctgctgtcaccaagtgtttgctcatacgGGTTGTcagattgttggggttttcttttttctacagtataaagcagcggtctccaaccttttttgcgccacggaccggtttatgctcgacattattttcacggaccggcctttaaggtgtcgcagataaatacaacaaaataaaactagtaccggtaccgaaaaaaagaagatttattcataacacacctgaaaagacccaggaacaccgagttaacgataaaaacgataacaaaataacgctgaacacagataaaaaccctgaaaaccagacatttcacacctgagcctctactctcgtggcccggtaccaaacgactcacggaccggtaccggtccgaggcccgggggttggggaccgctggtataaagcaccttgaggtgactctCATTGTGAGTTGGCACCATGtagataaaactgaactgaattgagcGCCATTACCTCTTTCTTAGGGAGTAAAAAAATTCAACCAATTCTGTCGCTAATTCTAAGATGTACCTGTATGAAAAATGTGTTGGTGAGATGGAGAAAAGATGTGACCATTATCTAACATTCCAGCAATCGATCTCACAAACAAGTTTGCAGACCTTATCTTGGTTCTCCACCATCTCCGCGGCATGTGTCAGATTGAGAGTAGATTAATGGCCTAACTATGCGATGAAGTAGATCCCTAAATTACCCAAAgcatttttatattctttaaaaCTGTGCTTTCACTTTGATGCATATCAGACTATTAGTGTATCAAACATTGGCGAAGTGTCGTTTGCGATTTGGGTGTGACCCTTGACCTTTTACTGCTCCGTCTTGATTATTCAGGAttttgtctcatcagttttTCACACTCAATAAGATAAACACCTGACACAGTTCCTAGACTGTATTTCCATTCTTTACACAAGTATGCACATTAGAGCCCTTCTGTGCATGGGAGAAATGTAGTGTACATGTGACTGCATGTATACGAGTATGTACTTTGGTGTATTAAAATGTATGCCAGGGCATGTGTGCACTTAAGAGCCTCCTTTGAAGATTTCCAGCCATCAAGATCAAAGGATATCCTAAAGTCCTATTCAACtggatttgtttttattctgttcaAGTAGCCAAATACCTTTGATGAAGAACTTTGAgagatatatgtatgtatttccAGCAAATGTTGTGAAATGTTTGTCTGCCGGTGTCTGTTCTGTCTTGTTTGCATATGCTGTTGCATTTTCCTGCAGGCCTCTGGACGGCTCCTCGTAGTAATGATTTTATAATACACACTAGGGGTTGGGGAGGGTGGCGGCGATACAGATGGTCTCTCGTATTTCTCATAAGCAAAGCCGCTGTGAGAGATTAACCCATCATACCAGTGCGATCCCCACGTCAATGACACCTGTCATCTTATCCCGCCGAGTCATCGATCTCTCCCCCACCGCTGACAGTCCAAACACTTTAACACGCACTATTCTGGTCCAGAGAGCTCCATCCCTCTTTTTCACAATCTCCAGTTTCCCTTCATCCCCTTAACCATTCCTCCTCCGCCTTACGCCGTGTTTCCTCACAGTTCCCAGAACTGATAATGACTTTCAATTTGAGCGTAAAGCTGTATTATTGCACAGGCAGACAGTACTCGCTTATGTGCACGCACGTGCATGTGCCCAGACACTCATAAAAAAGAAAGCcgtgctttttttatttttttaacacttcAACAGGTTGTTAAGCAGCATGCCAGACAAAGTGTTTTCATCAGACCACCGTGAATTTTGCAGGAGACactatttcttttctctccccacCTCTTTCATGAAGCTGTGTCGGTTTTCTGCGGTTTCCATATTGGTGTGTGGTTAGGAGGTAGTAATTGAGGCGACGGCACGTACTCGCGAAAACTCTCTCCTGTAGTCTTTACTTGACCCTAACTCTGGCTAGCAACTGCTCATTCAAAACACCGCGATGATGCTTTAAAGGAATCAAAGACGACTTTTTTACCTTCACATTCCCGTCACTCATTCGTTGGTTGTGGTTTTGAGAAACGTTCAGGCGCTTCATGAAATTATCGGGGCATTAATCATTTTTATGACTTTACAATTTAGCACCACACTTCATTATTCTTTGGCGCACTTGTTTCATAtgatttgtaaaaacaaaatttttttCAGGTGTTCCAAGTAACACCAACcagctttacacacacacaagcacacctacacactcacacacaatcaGGGCTTTAGTGAGGCACATAATGTGAGTCTTTTGGTTGTGTTACCTCCTTCAGGTTATATTTAGGGAGTTTTTCAAATATCTTGGGTTATACTGAGGCAATGTGATTGCTGTAAACACTACTATAGCAAATGAATGTTGATACTTGCTGATGCTTTGTAATCAAAAAGCCTGCAGTGGTGATTTTGGAAACAAGGAGGTGCTCATTTAGGCCAAAGAAATGCATTCCCTTcagtgtgcgtgcatgcatgcgtgcgtgcgtgtcagACTGTTAAAACGtcctttgttatttttaatactgtccaacagtgtgtgtgtgagcacggCTGTGTGTTTCAGTGAGAATGCATGAATGTTGGATACTCACAGTGTCTCCAGACTGTTTAAACCTTCAAAACATCTCGAGCCCATGCTCCTGATGTGGTTGTTATGGAGATGCCTGGAAAAACGACAcagacatttttcaaaaaattgaaattaatttcatgaaaaaaaacaaaaacaatgccaCAGTATGTCGAAACATTATTTCAGCTCAGCGGCGGACAAATAACGCACAATGCAACTTACAGTACCACAAGGGCAGAGAGGTTGGTAAATGCGTAATCTGGGATGTGTGTGATTTGGTTGAGCGCCAGCGTCATGGCCTGCAGGGAGGGCAGAGAGTCAAGCGCCATCACTGGGATCTCCGTTAGGGAGTTGTCATCTAGCCACAGGTGTCTAAGGGAGCGGACGCCTCTGAAGGCCTCAGCCGGAACCACAGACAACAGGTTCGCGTCAAGACGCCTGCAGGGTGAGAGGAACTGAGCTTAACGAGATAATCACCAAGTCTGAGTACAGTATTCTTGCTCATGTGGATGCGTATCTGTGCTTCTGTGTGCATTAGTGGTTGTGTGTCACGGCACTGAAACGGTTTGGCTTACAGGAAGGTTATTATGAGAATTACACGTCCTTTATTCTGCTTCTTTCATCTTTACTGCAGCTTCTTAGAAGTTTCTCATTATGATTTATTCCCATGCTAAATACGCCACGAGAAGCTTCGCCAGCACAGACATGTGTGAAATGTAAGA
This region of Maylandia zebra isolate NMK-2024a linkage group LG20, Mzebra_GT3a, whole genome shotgun sequence genomic DNA includes:
- the lgr6 gene encoding leucine-rich repeat-containing G-protein coupled receptor 6 is translated as MQTGGQPDMPLVLLFLCVAGGVWGSAPGAWGYGRIQDRQGTAATMCPSPCHCEEDGIFIMVDCSEMGLSSVPANLSPLTTYLDLSMNNISEIQPRAFHRLHLLSELRISGNQLRYISGLAFQGLHNLKVLMLQNNQLERLPDDAPWDLPNLLSLRLDANLLSVVPAEAFRGVRSLRHLWLDDNSLTEIPVMALDSLPSLQAMTLALNQITHIPDYAFTNLSALVVLHLHNNHIRSMGSRCFEGLNSLETLDLNYNDLQEFPVAIRTLSKLQELGFHNNNIKAIPERAFVGNPQLQTIHFYENPIQFVGKSAFQFLPKLHTLSLNGATQIREFPDLKGTTSLEILTLTRAGLSALPLDLCEQLPRLRVLELSYNQIEDLPSFYHCSALQEIGLQHNQIRRIESSTFQQLTSLRALDLSWNMIERIHPDAFASLHSLVKLDLTENRLSSIPVVGLSGLTHLKLRGNTELYEAFSPDNFPHIRVIEMPYAYQCCVYGSCDSYKPAGQWDSEQSSTSEDLHKRTVAMYPIHTDTHYDPDLEEFQLELEESKLQASVQCTPTPGPFRPCDSLLGSWLVRVGLWCISLVSLLGNSILLLSLFGSSGYLSPLRFTVACMGASNLLTGVCMCTLALVDALTLGEFGHHGARWEGGPGCQATGWVWVFASEASVLLLTLAAVQCGVSVTCARTYGKSPSLVSVRTCALFCLVLSITLASLPLAGVGEYGSSPFCLPSPLPPPSSRLPSSLGFPLALIMMNTLCLLIVTGSHIRLYWELLRGECEGLWDCAMIKHVAWLIFTNGLLYVPVAFLSLCSLLGLLSLGEEVLKSVLLLLQPLPACLNPLLFLLFTRDHSQLFFWPRPKARTQLRRDHTLDSLVSVDTEKSSCSDSSTQVSLTDATYSGGSSLQARQDPIRFSHCSSTSSVPLIPCQIPPPTARDRERVAE